In one window of Nitrospira sp. DNA:
- a CDS encoding MFS transporter, with protein sequence MTTARESGTGPGRPNVKWSPHLLTRDFTLVWWGQMVSQIGDGVSKLALLWFVYSITGSPLKTTMIGLLQTLPPILFGPFIGVIVDRVPKKLLLISSDLIRAIVLGVLPCLLPVDSFSIERLYLMVFVHAVASAVFGPALTAAIPSLVSRHEFTAANALLQTTTSIGIILGPALSGVGIATMSSQEVLCVNAVSYVISAACFLFIRFPQTVTQPGRDGSLSGTLNEVLEGFHYVLRRQRVILMLIGAASMYTFATSAFSTLFPVFGKKLLDLGPIEVGYLWSAFGIGLLLVSLGLVSLSSWSLPKRIQLMGMSSLVSGVALLGLIVTSNRLAAAALMVIIGMGAGTLTPVAWGVLQEIAPASLLGRVLAIYNLGAMTSAIAGMTIFGWVTQEFGERPSVFGIGVGLFLSAGVSMRVGRWVQTNWAEATVPAEGETPAVVMVTQPTSH encoded by the coding sequence ATAACCACAGCACGCGAAAGCGGAACCGGGCCGGGACGCCCGAACGTGAAGTGGTCGCCGCATCTGTTGACGCGCGACTTTACGCTCGTCTGGTGGGGCCAAATGGTCTCGCAGATCGGCGATGGCGTGTCGAAGCTCGCGCTGCTCTGGTTTGTCTACTCCATTACCGGCTCCCCCCTCAAAACGACGATGATCGGGCTGCTGCAGACCCTCCCGCCCATTTTGTTCGGCCCGTTCATCGGTGTGATCGTCGATCGGGTTCCCAAAAAACTCCTGCTGATCAGTAGCGATCTGATCCGTGCGATCGTCCTGGGTGTGTTGCCCTGCCTCTTGCCGGTGGATTCCTTCAGTATCGAGCGGCTGTATCTTATGGTGTTCGTCCATGCGGTCGCGTCGGCGGTGTTTGGTCCGGCCCTGACGGCAGCGATTCCCTCCTTGGTGTCCCGTCATGAATTCACGGCGGCCAATGCCTTGCTCCAGACCACGACCAGCATCGGCATTATCCTCGGGCCGGCCTTGAGTGGCGTGGGCATTGCGACCATGAGCTCGCAGGAGGTGCTGTGCGTCAATGCGGTGAGCTATGTGATTTCGGCGGCGTGTTTTTTGTTCATCCGTTTCCCGCAGACGGTGACGCAGCCGGGGCGTGACGGCTCCCTCTCCGGCACGTTGAACGAGGTCCTGGAAGGGTTTCATTATGTGCTCCGTCGGCAGCGGGTCATCCTGATGTTGATCGGGGCTGCCTCGATGTATACCTTTGCCACGAGCGCCTTCAGCACTCTGTTCCCGGTATTCGGAAAAAAATTGCTGGACCTTGGGCCGATCGAAGTCGGCTACCTGTGGTCGGCATTCGGCATCGGGCTGCTGCTGGTTTCGCTGGGCCTCGTGTCCTTGTCGTCCTGGTCGTTGCCCAAGCGTATTCAACTGATGGGGATGTCCAGTCTTGTCAGCGGCGTGGCGTTGCTCGGGTTGATCGTCACCTCGAATCGACTCGCAGCGGCGGCGTTGATGGTGATCATCGGAATGGGTGCCGGGACGCTCACGCCGGTGGCGTGGGGAGTGTTGCAGGAAATTGCGCCGGCCTCCCTGTTGGGGCGGGTCTTGGCGATTTACAATCTTGGCGCGATGACGTCGGCCATTGCGGGCATGACGATCTTCGGCTGGGTGACGCAGGAGTTCGGCGAGCGTCCGAGCGTATTCGGCATCGGCGTCGGGTTATTTCTTTCCGCCGGGGTTTCCATGCGGGTCGGACGCTGGGTGCAGACCAATTGGGCGGAAGCGACGGTTCCCGCTGAGGGTGAGACCCCTGCGGTGGTGATGGTCACACAGCCGACCAGCCACTGA
- a CDS encoding amylo-alpha-1,6-glucosidase produces MEEIISVNDQFYILASSSMADDRTRVLKHGETFGVFDRYGDIQPVGRGTQGVFHQGTRFLSRQEVFLNNDRPMLLSSTVKEDNALLAVDLTNPDLYRDGRIAIPRGSVHVFRSRFLWNGVSYERFRLSNYSLAPVKMTLSIRFEADFADIFEVRGKKRERKGRMLPNVLRKDLLVLRYEGLDEVTREARIQFSPEPLEVTASQATFGIELEPKGEIAVAVMVACDVADCHRPLLSYDAAMAEAGLAFGAEPTEDCAIQTSNAQFNEWWNRSVLDVRMMVTDTNEGPYPYAGVPWFSTPFGRDGVITALECLWIRPELARGVLAYLASTQAKEVNPAQDAEPGKILHETRKGEMAALHEIPFGLYYGSVDSTPLFVMLAGAYYERTADLAFIQTIWPNLEAGLTWMDTFGDPDRDGFVEYVRKSPTGLDNQGWKDSHDSISHADGSLAEGPIALCEVQGYVYDAKVQASKLAEALGYVDRASQLRRQARSLKERFDEAFWCEESSTYALALDGHKRPCQVKTSNAGHCLYTGIATDEHARRVAETLMSDEVFSGWGVRTLADSERRYNPMSYHNGSIWPHDNAMIAVGLARYGLKSGVEKIMTGMFEVSLVLDFHRLPELFCGFVRRPGQGLTRYPVACNPQAWAAGSAFMVLQACLGLSIIASEHKIVFSHPILPEFIDKMQIKNLKVGSASVDLLLRRHDLDVGITVTRRVGKVEVVSVK; encoded by the coding sequence GTGGAAGAAATCATCAGTGTCAATGATCAGTTCTATATCCTGGCCAGTTCATCGATGGCGGATGACCGCACCCGTGTGCTCAAACACGGGGAAACGTTCGGCGTATTCGACCGGTACGGCGATATCCAACCGGTGGGTAGGGGCACGCAGGGCGTATTTCACCAGGGCACTCGGTTTCTTTCGCGTCAGGAAGTGTTTCTCAACAATGACCGGCCCATGCTGCTGAGTTCCACGGTCAAGGAAGATAACGCGCTGCTGGCCGTGGATCTGACGAATCCTGACCTCTATCGCGACGGCCGCATCGCCATTCCGCGCGGGAGCGTGCACGTCTTTCGCTCTCGTTTTCTCTGGAACGGCGTGAGTTATGAGCGGTTCCGCCTGTCTAACTACAGCTTGGCACCGGTAAAAATGACGTTGTCGATCCGATTTGAGGCCGACTTCGCGGATATCTTTGAGGTTCGCGGCAAAAAACGGGAACGCAAAGGCCGCATGTTGCCGAACGTGCTGCGGAAGGATCTGCTGGTGTTGCGGTATGAAGGGCTCGATGAAGTCACGCGGGAGGCGCGGATTCAGTTTTCTCCGGAACCGTTGGAGGTTACGGCCTCGCAGGCGACGTTTGGGATTGAATTGGAGCCGAAGGGGGAAATCGCCGTGGCCGTGATGGTGGCGTGCGACGTTGCAGACTGCCATCGGCCGCTCTTGTCGTATGACGCGGCAATGGCTGAAGCCGGGTTGGCTTTCGGTGCGGAGCCGACCGAGGATTGCGCCATTCAAACATCGAACGCGCAATTCAACGAGTGGTGGAATCGCTCGGTGCTGGATGTCCGGATGATGGTGACAGACACGAACGAAGGTCCCTATCCCTACGCTGGTGTTCCCTGGTTCAGCACGCCGTTCGGGAGGGATGGCGTCATCACGGCGCTGGAGTGCTTATGGATCAGGCCGGAGTTAGCGCGCGGAGTGCTGGCGTATTTGGCGTCGACTCAAGCCAAGGAGGTGAACCCGGCTCAGGATGCCGAGCCAGGGAAGATCCTGCACGAAACACGCAAGGGGGAGATGGCGGCGCTGCACGAAATTCCTTTCGGGCTCTATTACGGGAGCGTCGATTCCACTCCATTGTTTGTGATGCTGGCCGGCGCCTATTATGAACGCACCGCGGATCTGGCCTTCATTCAAACCATCTGGCCGAATCTCGAAGCAGGGCTGACCTGGATGGATACCTTTGGCGATCCTGACCGCGACGGATTCGTGGAGTATGTACGGAAGTCTCCCACCGGGTTGGACAATCAGGGATGGAAAGACTCCCACGATTCGATTTCGCATGCGGATGGATCACTGGCTGAGGGGCCGATCGCCCTGTGCGAGGTGCAAGGGTATGTGTACGACGCCAAGGTCCAGGCCTCCAAACTCGCGGAGGCGTTGGGGTATGTCGATCGGGCCAGTCAGCTCAGGCGGCAGGCGCGATCGCTCAAAGAACGATTCGACGAAGCCTTCTGGTGTGAGGAATCGTCGACCTATGCTCTCGCACTGGACGGTCACAAGCGGCCATGTCAGGTCAAAACGTCCAATGCAGGCCATTGTCTGTATACAGGAATTGCCACGGACGAGCATGCCAGACGTGTGGCCGAGACGCTCATGTCGGATGAAGTATTCAGTGGGTGGGGAGTCCGGACGCTGGCCGATTCAGAACGACGGTACAATCCCATGTCCTACCACAACGGATCGATCTGGCCGCATGACAATGCGATGATCGCGGTCGGGCTTGCGCGGTATGGACTCAAGTCGGGTGTGGAAAAAATCATGACCGGGATGTTCGAGGTCAGTCTGGTCCTCGACTTCCACCGGTTGCCGGAGCTCTTCTGCGGATTTGTGCGAAGGCCTGGTCAAGGGTTGACGCGGTATCCCGTCGCCTGTAACCCGCAAGCCTGGGCGGCAGGGTCGGCCTTCATGGTGCTGCAGGCCTGTCTGGGGCTCTCGATTATCGCCTCGGAGCATAAGATTGTGTTCAGCCATCCCATCCTGCCGGAATTTATCGATAAGATGCAGATCAAGAATCTGAAGGTCGGCAGTGCGTCCGTGGATCTTCTCCTGCGGCGCCATGACCTTGATGTCGGTATCACCGTCACTCGCCGTGTCGGGAAGGTCGAAGTGGTGTCGGTGAAATAG
- a CDS encoding BON domain-containing protein, with amino-acid sequence MPMRMMQAGCAIGVFTLAVTSGLWGMGSVAWAEQAPEGKQETPPAPKAKDPEVKAKDPDPKPREADVKSKDPEPKPTEQKAKDSDAKVKETESKGKDVESKPKDAEPKAKAKESEHKAKEAEQKPKESEAKPKDAETVAEHPCPSVPHLVEAKPAAEAQAPASDPAAGDRQKAAEPEAKKPVRSSMVTAKLALMADPRLFPYDIEVDAKDKDLVLLGKVGQESDKRVATDIVRCLEGVHAVENRLKIEADAAHSLLGERDKIITQLVKERFEKSKTLQSVKFDVKTEDGIVSLTGATRFQIIVLEAAQAARQIPGVRAVNTDAVRLVAGE; translated from the coding sequence ATGCCTATGCGGATGATGCAGGCCGGTTGTGCGATAGGGGTGTTCACGCTTGCCGTGACATCTGGTTTATGGGGGATGGGCTCTGTCGCGTGGGCGGAGCAGGCCCCGGAGGGGAAACAGGAGACGCCTCCGGCGCCGAAGGCGAAAGATCCCGAAGTGAAGGCGAAAGACCCTGACCCGAAGCCCCGGGAGGCAGATGTCAAATCGAAAGACCCGGAACCCAAACCAACCGAGCAAAAAGCCAAGGATTCCGATGCCAAGGTGAAGGAGACGGAGTCTAAAGGCAAGGACGTGGAGAGTAAGCCCAAAGACGCGGAGCCGAAAGCAAAGGCCAAGGAGTCCGAGCATAAAGCCAAAGAGGCAGAGCAAAAACCAAAAGAGTCCGAAGCCAAACCCAAAGATGCTGAAACGGTTGCGGAGCATCCTTGTCCATCCGTGCCGCACTTGGTGGAGGCCAAACCAGCGGCTGAAGCCCAGGCTCCTGCAAGCGACCCTGCTGCGGGCGATCGTCAGAAGGCGGCCGAGCCGGAAGCCAAGAAGCCGGTGCGTTCGTCGATGGTCACCGCCAAGCTTGCGCTCATGGCGGATCCTCGTCTGTTCCCGTATGACATTGAAGTCGACGCCAAGGATAAAGATCTCGTGCTACTAGGCAAGGTGGGGCAAGAATCGGACAAGCGCGTGGCTACAGATATCGTGCGGTGTCTGGAAGGCGTCCATGCCGTGGAAAATCGTCTCAAGATCGAGGCGGATGCGGCTCATAGTTTGCTTGGGGAACGCGACAAGATCATCACGCAGCTGGTGAAGGAACGGTTTGAGAAAAGCAAAACCTTGCAATCGGTCAAATTCGATGTGAAAACAGAGGACGGCATCGTCAGCCTGACCGGGGCGACGCGTTTCCAAATCATCGTGCTTGAAGCGGCTCAAGCCGCCCGCCAGATTCCAGGTGTGCGCGCGGTGAATACGGATGCGGTGCGACTGGTGGCCGGAGAGTAA